In one Gracilinanus agilis isolate LMUSP501 chromosome 6, AgileGrace, whole genome shotgun sequence genomic region, the following are encoded:
- the MAP3K11 gene encoding mitogen-activated protein kinase kinase kinase 11: MEPLKNLLLKSPLGPWSGGGRAEGPPKAAYPGPVWTALFDYEASGRDELTLRKGDRVEVLSRDAAISGDEGWWAGKVGDQVGIFPSNYVSRGGAPQPEVARFQELRLEEVIGVGGFGKVYRGSWRGELVAVKAARQDPDEDISVTAESVRQEARLFAMLAHPNIIALKAVCLEEPNLCLVMEYAAGGPLSRALAGRRVPPHVLVNWGVQIARGMHYLHCEALVPVIHRDLKSNNILLLQPVEGDNVEQKTLKITDFGLAREWHKTTQMSAAGTYAWMAPEVIKASTFSKGSDVWSFGVLLWELLTGEVPYRGIDGLAVAYGVAVNKLTLPIPSTCPEPFAQLMADCWAQDPHRRPDFSVILQQLSALEAQVLREMPRDSFHSMQDGWKREIQGLFDEIRAKEKELLSREEELTRAAREQRSQAEQLRRREHLLAQWELEVFERELTLLLQQVDRERPHVRRRRGTFKRSKLRARDGGERISMPLDFKHRITVQASPGLDRRKNVFEVGAGDSPTFPRFRAIQLEAADTGQVWGRQSPRRLEDPGNGERRPCWAWGPGSPKPGEAQNGRRRSRMEETTWYLDSNEPSPLGSPSTPPTLNGDVRPPEPEEPRRPGPSDRSGTPKIIQRALLRGTALLASLGLGRDLQQAGSGVRDKGDATPEEAPSSPPSPLIRFSPKTPEAPTSPLSLDTEVPPGPPLLDLGTPGGQPSAKSPRREEETRGGAVSPPPGAFRSPPGTPRSPTLGLISRPRPSPLRSRIDPWSFVSTGPRPSPLPSPQPAPRRAPWTLFPDSDPFRDPPPFNPFSPGSPQNSRAQTKDMGGQAPWGATGPEGSP, from the exons ATGGAGCCCCTCAAGAATCTGCTCCTCAAGAGCCCGCTGGGGCCATGGAGCGGCGGGGGCCGGGCCGAGGGGCCCCCCAAGGCCGCTTACCCCGGCCCGGTGTGGACGGCGCTCTTCGACTACGAGGCCAGCGGGCGCGATGAGCTGACCCTGCGCAAGGGCGACCGCGTGGAGGTGCTGTCCAGGGATGCGGCCATCTCCGGAGACGAAGGCTGGTGGGCGGGCAAGGTGGGCGACCAGGTGGGCATCTTCCCCTCCAACTACGTGTCCCGGGGCGGTGCCCCGCAGCCTGAGGTGGCCCGCTTCCAGGAGCTGCGCTTGGAGGAGGTGATTGGCGTGGGGGGCTTCGGCAAGGTCTACCGGGGTAGCTGGAGGGGCGAGCTTGTGGCTGTCAAGGCTGCCCGCCAGGACCCAGACGAGGACATCAGCGTGACGGCTGAGAGCGTCCGCCAAGAGGCGCGCCTCTTCGCCATGCTGGCTCACCCCAACATCATTGCGCTGAAGGCGGTTTGCCTGGAGGAGCCCAACCTGTGCCTGGTGATGGAGTACGCAGCCGGCGGGCCCCTCAGCCGGGCTCTGGCTGGCCGGCGGGTCCCCCCTCACGTGCTGGTCAACTGGGGGGTGCAGATAGCCAGGGGGATGCACTACCTGCACTGTGAGGCCCTTGTGCCTGTCATCCACCGGGACCTCAAGTCTAACAACA TCCTGCTACTGCAGCCCGTGGAGGGGGACAACGTGGAACAGAAGACCCTGAAGATCACTGACTTCGGCCTGGCCCGCGAGTGGCACAAGACCACCCAGATGAGCGCGGCGGGCACCTATGCCTGGATGGCCCCTGAAGTCATCAAGGCATCCACGTTCTCCAAAGGCAGCGACGTCTGGAG CTTTGGGGTGCTGCTGTGGGAACTGCTGACCGGAGAGGTGCCTTACCGGGGCATCGACGGCCTGGCCGTGGCCTACGGAGTGGCTGTGAACAAACTCACCCTGCCCATCCCCTCCACCTGCCCAGAGCCCTTTGCCCAGCTCATGGCCG ACTGCTGGGCACAGGACCCCCACCGCCGGCCAGACTTCTCCGTCATCCTGCAGCAGCTCTCAGCCCTGGAGGCGCAGGTGTTGAGGGAGATGCCCCGCGACTCCTTCCACTCCATGCAGGACGGCTGGAAGCGAGAGATCCAAGGCCTCTTTGACGAGATCCGAGCCAAGGAAAAG GAGCTGCTGAGCCGAGAGGAGGAGCTGACCCGGGCTGCGCGGGAGCAGCGCTCCCAGGCCGAGCAGCTGCGCCGCCGCGAGCACCTGCTGGCGCAGTGGGAGCTGGAGGTGTTTGAGCGCGAGCTGACCCTGCTCCTGCAGCAGGTGGACCGCGAACGGCCGCATGTGCGCCGCCGCCGAGGCACCTTCAAGCGCAGCAAGCTGCGGGCCCGGGACGGGGGCGAGAGGATCAGCATGCCTCTGG ACTTCAAGCACCGGATCACCGTGCAGGCCTCTCCTGGCTTAGACCGAAGGAAGAACGTCTTTGAGGTCGGGGCTGGGGACTCGCCCACCTTCCCTCGCTTCAGGGCCATCCAGT tgGAAGCTGCAGACACAGGACAGGTTTGGGGTCGTCAATCCCCTCGACGCTTGGAAGACCCAGGAAATGGGGAGCGTCGGCCATGTTGGGCCTGGGGGCCCGGTTCCCCTAAGCCAGGGGAGGCTCAGAATGGGAG GAGACGGTCCCGAATGGAGGAGACGACCTGGTACCTGGACTCCAATGAGCCTTCCCCTCTGGGGTCCCCATCCACACCCCCCACACTCAATG GCGACGTCCGCCCCCCGGAGCCCGAGGAGCCGCGGCGGCCAGGCCCCTCAGACCGGAGCGGGACCCCCAAGATCATCCAGCGTGCCCTGCTCCGGGGCACAGCTCTGTTAGCCTCCCTGGGGCTGGGCCGGGACCTTCAGCAGGCTGGCAGCGGGGTGCGTGACAAGGGAGATGCCACCCCCGAAGAGGCGCCGTCTtcgcccccctcccccctcatCCGCTTCTCTCCCAAAACGCCAGAAGCCCCGACCTCGCCCCTGAGCCTGGACACAGAGGTGCCTCCCGGCCCCCCACTGCTTGACCTGGGCACCCCTGGGGGGCAGCCCTCTGCCAAAAGCCCCCGCCGAGAGGAGGAGACTCGGG GGGGAGCCGTCTCCCCGCCTCCTGGGGCCTTCCGTTCTCCACCCGGCACCCCCCGATCCCCAACGCTGGGCCTCATCAGCAGGCCTCGGCCTTCGCCCCTCCGGAGCCGCATTGATCCGTGGAGTTTTGTGTCCACCGGACCCCGCCCGTCCCCCCTTCCATCTCCACAGCCTGCCCCACGCCGGGCCCCCTGGACCCTGTTCCCAGACTCGGACCCCTTCCGGGACCCCCCGCCTTTCAACCCTTTCAGCCCAGGGTCCCCACAGAACAGCAGAGCCCAGACCAAAGACATGGGGGGCCAGGCTCCTTGGGGAGCCACAGGACCAGAGGGGAGCCCCTGA